DNA sequence from the Schistocerca americana isolate TAMUIC-IGC-003095 chromosome 2, iqSchAmer2.1, whole genome shotgun sequence genome:
actggCCCACCTGGCCCACCAactggaggtcctgaaccaacAGGTCAACCTACTGGAGGTCCTCAACCAactggaggtcctgaaccaactggAGGGCCACAACCAACTGGTGAGCCACAACCTACCGGAGGACCTCAACCTACTGGACAACCAGGGCCAATTTCTGGGAGACCTGGCCGCATTTGGTTTGGTATCTTCTAATGAATCAGCACTAGAGTCTCACTGAAGCATGACTACAGCTCTTCCTTCCTCTTGGCCACTAAAGTCTTTTTGATTTATTGATAAGGATTTTTATTGTTACTGTTGATACTTTATGTCtcattaaattaaaaatgaaaaactctTCGTTTGGTTCTTTTATTTTACTACCACATCGCTAATATTTTCTGATTGATTCAAAGCGGAAACGTCGCAAATACAAAACATCACTAGGAGCTTCAAATGATACACAGTACTCGCTAGGAAAAGCAGATGTCGTTAATGACAAACTGTGCAAACACTAACGATTGGAACTTTAATTCTTTTCGGATGTTATCATATGACTTTACAATACGTTATATAAGCCACAATACCTGAAAGGAAAGACGTGCATGTGTTCCTGCATTACTACTTACAACGCTAATTCAGTCTATGTCCCCTATGTGTTCTTCCTTAGCGTTTCATATTGTCCTAGGTAGAAGCCGTAGAATTTCTGAGTAACAAGTGGTTGGACGTTCATGTATCAGATTCTTACACCTATGCTGCGCTGTGGACAGAGAATGCCTGGAtctcttctgaattaattaaatttTCACACTCTCATGTAATACCAACCTGTAGCTCTTCTAAACAGCATTTGCTACACCAATAGAACTTTTAACCCcttcttttaatattttctccGCCACTGTATCTCGAACAGCGTTAAAAATTTGTGAGAAAAGTCAGCAAGAGGAAAATTTTGATTGCTATAGTACCAACATTTCAATAATACAACAGAAACTGAGATGTATTTCCAGCGTGATGCATTTCTCTCATAAACTTTTTGTTACAGCTTAGAATTACAGTTCATAAACTAAATTAATAGCACTAGGATTTCTGTGCCTACTAGTGGTAGGTCAAAGCATTCGATTTACTTACGACCATTTGGTTGTTACGCAATATTTTTCTAATCGAATAAAATTAGAAAGTTGTGTAAGCTGTGTAGCACTACTCCGATTTGTTTTAAATCTACATGTTCCAGTTCTGTAGCACATATAAACTGGTGCATAGTAATGGAAAAGATTATGCTATCTTACATTCGATAGTCTTCAGTATCGACGTTCGTCGTAAAACGTATGGTTGCTCATAAATATCAGTAGAGCCAACAAATAGTCATGGAGCTACTGTGATGGGTGTGAAAAATACCACACAAGCAACGCACTTGCTGCTAACAAATACATtggttattacactgaagagccaaagaaactgctatagacatacgtattcaaatacagggatacatAAATAGGCAAAAAactgcgctgtggtcggcaataCCTATATGAGACAAcgagtgtctagcgcagttgttagttactgctgctacaatggcaggttatcaagatttaagtgagtttgtatgtggtgttatagtcggcacgtgagcgatgggacacaatatctGCGAGAAAGCGATGAAGTGCGTAttttcctgtacggccatttcacgagtgtaccgtgaatatcaggaatccagtaagacatcaaatctccggcatcgctgcggccggaaaaagatcctgcaagaacaggacgaacgacgactgaagagaatcgttcagcgtgacagaagtgcaactcttccacagaCTGCTGTAGAGTTCAATGCTGGGcccttaacaagtgtcagcgtgcgaaccattcaacaaaacattgccgatatgggctttcggagccgaaggcccactagtgtaccctcgatgactatGACACAAAACTTTGCagttcgcctgggtccgtcaacaccgacattggactctgatgactggaaacatgttgcctggtcgaacgagtctcgtttcaaattttatcgagcgaatggacgtgtactggtatggagacaacctcgtgaatccatggaccctgcatgtcagcaggggactattcaagctgctggaggctcagtaatcgtgtggggcgtgtgcagttagagtgatacggaacccctgatacgtctagctacgactctgacagatggcgcgtacgtaagcatcctgtctgatcacatgcatccatttatgtccattctgaattccgacggacttgggcaattccagccgaacaatgcgacaccccacacttccagaattgatacggagtggttccaggaacacacttttgagtttaaacacttccactggccaccaaactccctagacaagagcatgattgagcatatctgggtgccttgcaacgtgatgatcagaagagatctccactcccttgtacttttacggatttatgaacagccctgcatgattcacgaTGCCAGTTCCCTCtaccactacttcagatattattgAATTCCATGCTACGTAGTGTTGCGCTACTTCCAGATGTTCGCAGGCCCCTGcacgatattagcaggtgtaccagtttcttaggctcttcactGTATAATCAGTAAAACTTTCAGAAACGGTAAGTAAAATATAAACCACTATCACACCACCACCCAATCCGAATTTATTATCGAGTACTCAGAACGTGTTTTAGTGAATATAATACACATGAGAGAGTCTTTTATCTCTGTGATCGGGTTGAATTTGAACTTAAAGTGCATTTGGAACTTTTCTTCTGATATATTATCTGGTGGTAAATATTGTGTAACAGTTCGCCTTCTGTGACGTCTGACGCCACGTCATACAAAATTAGTAATGGCGTCATTTCATTCATAGCTGTCTGTCTGCTTCAGTTTTTTGTATCTGAAAAGATTCTCACTGTTCAGAATAAATAAGTCCATTATAAATGCATTCTTAGTCAGTCTTATGTTAGTAATGAGCATTTAATCCTTTTTGGGTCATACTGTTTTTACGAATGTTTCCTTTACTTTCCTTATATCCTATGCTTCTTTAGGCTTTATCGTGACGGTTGTAGTTTGTTTCTGCAATGTCTCGACGATATCCTCCCACGGTGCTTTGGAAGTTGTAGTACTCACTACTGTTGCACATTCTTTtgtggagttttggtttttcaggCGTATACTTTGTTCAAGTATTCCGAACACTGGTGTAGTTTGGTCCACATCCCCTAAGCTGGAGCTAAGCCATTTCTTGGCAGTTGTCTTCCCTCCAGTAGTGCTAGTCTCTCAAGGTgtgcaggagaacgtctgtgaagttttaGAGGTAAGAGAAgaggtactatgggacttaaagctGTGAGGCCAGGTCGTAAGTCGTGTTTGGACAGCTCAGTACGTATAGAGTTTGCACTTGACACACTAACATCCCAGATTAGAAGCCCGGTCTGGAACAAAGTTTTAATCCGCAGGAAGTTCCAGATCATCGCAAAGTCCATTGGAGAATAAAAATTTAGTCACGAAGTTGCAGCTGTCAATAATTACGTCTAAAAAAATCCTTCGAGGCAACCAAAATTATCAGTAGAGAACGGTTTGTTAATGGATAGCTGCGCTGATAACTTGTTTGAAATCCTCCTGAAGCAGTacaaattcactactggccattaaaattgctataccaagaagaaatgcagatgataaacgggtattcattggacaagtatattataccataacagacttgtgattacattttcaggcagtttgggtgcataaatcctgcgaaatcagtacccagaacaaccacctgtggccataataacggcattgatacgcctgggtattgagtcaaacacagcttgtgtacaggtacaggtacagctgtccatgcagtttcaacatgaccccacagtacatcaagagtagtgactggcgtattgtgatgagccagttgctcggccaccattgatagatgttttcaattggtgagaaatctggagaagatgctggccatggcagtagtcgaacattttctgtatccagaaaggcccgtacaggacctgcaacatgcggtcgtgcattatcctgctgaaatgtagggtttcgcagggatcgaatgaagggtagggccacgggtcatagcacacctgaaatgtaacgtccactgttcaaagtgtcgtcagtgcgaacaagaggtgaccaacaccccataccatcacgccgggtgatacgccagtatggcgatgacgaatacacgcttccagtgtgcgttcaccgcgatgtcgccaaacacggatgcgaccatcatgatgctgtaaacagaacctgtattcatccgaaaaattaacgTTTTGCagttcgtgcgcccaggttcgtcgttgagccatcgcaggcgctcctgcctgtgatgcagcgtcacggtaaccgcagccctggtatctgagctgatagtccatgctcttgcaaacgtcgtcgaactgttcgtggagatggttgttgtcttgcaaatgtccccatctgctgactcagggatcgagacgtggctgcacgatcccttacagccatgcggataaggtgcctgttatctcgactgctagtgatacgaggccgttgggatccagcacggtgttccgtattacccgcctgaacccagcgattccatattctgctaacagtcattggatctcgaccaacgcgagcagcagtgtcgcgatacgataaaccgcaatcgcgataggctacaatccgacctttatcaaagtcggaaacgtaatggtgcacatttctcctccttacacgagacaacacaacaacgtttcaccaggcaacgccgttcaactgctgtttgtgtatgagaaatcggatggaaacttccctcatgtcagcacgttgtaggtgtcgctaccggcgccaaccttgtgtgaatgcactgaaaagctaatcatttgcatatcacagcatcttcttcctgtcggttaaatttcgcgtctgtagcacgtcatcttcgcggtgtagcaattttaatggccagtagtgtagtagttgcCTGGTATTTAGGAGACGTGACTTGGAGCACATCCTACACTCTTGCGAACTCACAGACGTTCTGTGGTAAAAAACTCGAACTTCTTCCGTAGGTCGTTGGAGGAGCGAAGCAATCTCAGAGAGTGGAAAGAAGCGGAAGGCAACTAAGCGTGTTGACGCTAGGTATTAAAACATTGCCGTATACTGAAGATCTCCGGTGTAGGAGTCAATGATGGTGTGAAATCACGCTCGCTCTGTCGGTCCACCAGACCCAGGAAGCAGTAGTAACTATCGCCTAGGCTGATGTCGTGTTCCTAGACTTACGAGAGGGATTCGCTAGCGTTCCGAACTGTCACATAATGAACAGTAAGTGAGTGTACGAAATATCAGACTTGCTGTTTGTATTTAGAGTACCTCATAAAGATCAAAACGGAACAATCAGTTTATAACAGCAAGAACGCAGTGCTCGATTAAGTAGGTCGTAATAAAGACACCTAGTCTTCCGCCCCTAATGTTaaaactacagggtggtccattgatcatgactggaccaaatatctcacgaaataagcgtctaacgaaaaaactgcaaagaacttgtTAGCTTGATTGGGGAagcctgatggcgctatggttggcccgctagatggcgctgtcataggtcaaacggatatcaactgcgttttttaaataggaaccctcattttctattacatattcgtgtagtacgtaaagaaatatgaatgttttagttggaccacttttttcgcattgtgatatatggcgctgtaatagtcacaaacatatggctcgcaattttagacgagcagttggtaacaggtagttttttaaattacaatacagaacgtaggtacgtttgaacattttatttcgattgttccaatctgatacgtgtacctttgtgaacttatcatttctgagaaggcatgctgctgtagcgtgattatctgtaaataccacattaatgcaataaatactcaaaatgatgtccgtcaacctcaatgcatttggcaatacgtgtaacgacattcctctcaacacccagtagttggccttccgtaatgttcccacatgtattgacaatgcgctgacgcatgttgtcaggcgttgtcggtggatcacgatagcaaatatccttcaactttccccacataaagaaatccggagacgtcagatcaggtgaacgtgcgggtcatggtatggtgcctcgacgaccaatccacctgtcatgaaatatgctattcaataccgcttcaaccgcacgtgagctgtgtgctggacatccatcatgttgtaagtacatcgccattctgtcatgcagtgaaacatcttgtggtaacatcggtggacattacgtaggaaatcagcatacattgcaccatttacattgccatcgataaaatgggggcgaattatccttcctcccataatatcgcaccatacattaacccgccaaggtcgctgatgttccgagtgtcgcagccatcgtggattttcggttacccaatagtgcatattatgctggtttacgttaccgctgttggtgaatgacgttccgtccctaaataaaacgcgtgcaaaaaatctgccatcggcccgtaatttctcttgtgcccagtggcagaactgggtgcaattgatgttaatgtagcattctcaacaccgacgtttttgagataacccgattctcgcgcaatttgtctgctactgatgtgcggattagccacgacagcagctaaaacacctacttgggcatcatcatttgttgcaggtcgtggttgatgtttcacatgtggctgaacacttcctgtttccttaaataacgtaactatccggcgaacggtccgtacacttggatgatgtcgttcgggatactgagcagcatacatagcacacgcccgttgggcattttgataacaatatccgtacatcaacacgatatcgaccttttgcgcatttggtaaacggtccattttaacacggttaaagtatcacgaagcaaataccatccgcactggtggaatgttatgtgataccacgtacttatacgtttgggaCTATTATAGCGCCacccatcacaaagcgaaaaaagtggtccaactaaaacatttatatttctttacgtactacactaatatgtaataaaagtggggtttcctattttaaaaaagcagttgagatccgtttgatctatggcagcgccatctagcgggccaatcatagcggcatctggtttcccccttcaagctagacgagtttcgttctttgtagtttttttttgtttgacacttatttcgtgaaatatttgtcccggtcacgaccaatggaccacccagtatacatcaaagaaacaatgaaaagaaaggttcaagagtgggatcaaaattcagagtgaaaatataaaaattataagattcgctgatgacttaagcgtgaaaggaaggaagaattacaggacctgttcaaGGCAATGAACAGTATATtgaatacagaatgtggattgatagtaatttaagggattctgctacattggaagcaaaataaaacaagagaGACGAAACGAGGAAGATAGTTAATGCAGATTAACACAAACAAAGAAGGCTTTAATGTATTCATGGACATAAGAAATatactggtatcaaacatcggccttaatttgaagaagaaatttcggagaatgtataTTTGGATCCTCATCTGATGACGACATAGCTCACGTCACGGACATCGCCTTGGACACTACACTGTGTGACACTGTGCCGCAAATACAGTATGACTCCGCGAAGCGAAGCCCGAAGTCCAGGTCTGCACCAGACACAGAGGCCAAACACCGGAAGGAGAAGTACGAAGACCAATGACATCATCGCAAAGAAGCCTTAGTAAAAATACGTCGTATCAGACAGCTACTTCAGGAGGATACAGACGATGGTTCGGTTCTGAGGAAGTATCGCCGTCTGTCTCTAACCACGGAGCGACAGCAACAGGTCCTCCCAGGACAGTAAATACGGATTGTGACTCTATGGAACATCGTTGCTAACGAGGGGTTTCAACCAGTTTAGCGCAGGGAGATCCTTCACCACGGTGCTGCTCGGGCACTGGAACGATCTGCTCTGCCGAGCTGCGCAGCCGATACTTGTCACTACAAGCAGAAACGACACCCTAGCTGGAGCGTCGGCGCACGAGCTACCCCGTCATTGAAGTGATGTTGCCCAGTGCCGTCTTTACTTTTAACAGTGTGTACATTCTGAGGTTTTATCAATGTCAGGTTAACGTCATGGCTGCACATACAAAGGATCTTCGCATCTGTCTATGCAATGCTACTGCAGTTTGCGATAAGAAACATCAACCACAATATTTCATTGGCCATCACAAAATTGACATATTCCTCTTGTCAGAGACTCACCTACGGCCAAGTGAAACTTTCAAACATCGAAATATGGCGGGTTACCGCAGTAACAGACGTGGTGGCACAGCGGTACTTGAAGCAGTTCGCGAATGGGCGACGGCCCTGAACGGCAAAGTAGCATTTTGCGTTACTCGAGGTACCATATAAGAACTCTAGGCAGATCAGTACCCCTCCCATGGCATCGGTATAAGGTACCACGTTCCTTGGTACTATGAAATCCAAACCCTTtccaccaacctaaggacagcacacaacacccagccatcacgaggcagagaaaatccctgaccccgccgggaatcgaatccgggaacccgggcgtgggaagcgagaacgctaccgcacgaccacgagatgcgggcaatacacTGGCACCAAGAAGCTGGCCAGAAAAGTTTATTCATAATAAAGTGAACCCAAGCAGCTACTTACCTTCCACCATGAAGTCTGGATCGTCGACGACGATGGCACTTCGATTTAcaggtgtaaaaaaaaaagtgattaaagTAGAACATTGTCAAACGAAGCAAAGCAGACGTTGGGTGCGAAATTGCTTTGCCAATTAAGCGCTTTTGTTGGCTCTTCGTTTTTCGCCTTATAAATATCAAGCTCTTATAACAAGTTAAAAGCACGTCCTTTTTCCTCCCTGTGGAGAATACGTATACTATTCTCAGTGTTCCCTATAGAACGACCAGTTTCTGATAAATACTGTCCCAAAACAGCTTTGTTACGTGGCTGTGAATGTTCCTTAAATCTTACGTTAAAAGAGCGACCaggttttttctattttttctattTGCAGGGAAAATTCGCCGTGAAATTTTATAGAAATGGTTTTCGTTCTTTCTTTATTGATTCTCTTTTCTGGGTGAGTGTGTGTCTGTCTGCTGTTTGTGATACGTTTCTTTAGCATACTGTAAGGGCGCGTGATGTCATGTACAGAAAAGCCGTTAGCTACAGCAATTTGCTTTATAATGCTGAGTTCTTTACGTATTTCGCTTTCGGCCAGTGAATCAGTCTAcggccgcaggatcgaatcctgtctcgggcatggatgtgtgtgatgtccttaggttagttaggtttaattagttctaagttctaggcgactgatgacctcagaagttaagtcgcatagtgctcagagccatttgaaccagtgaatcAGCGAGGCGAAGAAGGCCTTTTCATATCGTGGAGAACGGCATGAACTTGCATTGATGATACTATTTGTCCATGTAGGTTTTGTGAAAATCAAAGACTtacgtttgttcaaaatggttcaaatggctctgagcactatgggacttaacttctgaggtcatcagtccccgagaagttagaactactgaaacctgactagcctaaggacatcatacacatccatgcccgaggcaggattcgaacctgcgaccgtagtggtcgcgcggttccaaattatagcacctagaaccgctcggtaacccGGCCGgctaaggtaagtaaatcaataaggaatgataataatagggtaggaaaactaatttcccaaacgccgtgagttagtaaagtattaaacttttaagccttgtcacatgaaaacaactccgagtaagagtgctgcgaattcctcacgagggatcacagatagccaaccgcgcgacgcttgtttacagcgaagcacaggacagaatgcacgcggggagagttatgttgttccGATTGCGTCTtagtcatatcatagttgtgaacctgtaagagtgaaggtgtccagcactaGCCTtgtagaagtcaatcggaaagagttgtttcccGTCAATAGGCTGCCGTGAACCTCgaggatacatgtagtgatttttccaccgTTAATGcgtaatgcgccgaatgaaatacattttgtgaatgaatacagtcttcttccgtaagtaacatatgatgagtactttgtagtaattagctcgtctgtttatgccgtagcaactagttattgtttgttgtgtcatatctttcaggtgcataatctgaataatggaggatgtacacccttcgaatAGCgctgtaagtccgcagctcgtggtcgtgcggtagtgttctcgcttcccacgcccgagttcccgggttcgattcccggcggggttggggattttctctgcctcgtgatgactgggtgttgtgtgatgtccttaggttagttaggttttagtagttctaagttctaggggactgatgaccatagatgttaagtcccatagtgctcagagccaatagcgctgtaatatatagttgggagcctgtcacagacaatgccaagcgggaagttaccgacgctgtgttttggtttgtaaaagtgttgcaagacagatgcatcattaatgcactaccggaagcaggcagttctgtttctcggcgttccagattgataggagcggatATTGTCGaccgatttttggagctgacgaaagaagtgacttttgttgatactgaagtactataccatgaagacgaagcagaaggtgattcagtggaagatatcccgactagtgaatcgcaaaatggtcataacactttggaaatctccaagtcactgggaatatgtgcttcatctgttcccgatgagtattacgaaccggttactaaacgattgaactacggcgctataccccttgaagtaaagaaggacttgaaattgtgggaaagtgatatcgttaaggagggacaagatacgacaaataccaggcgataaataagtcgacatacgaccgatttgtcgaatctcgttgtcgttacgagaatgtaacaacgagaatacttcaggagtgggctgcaggtgcagcgcttcagtatacggccaacaaggattttacgtttgctgcatcattatcttgtgcaagaaatttcaaatcggagtataaaattcgtcaacggcacgtcactaaatacgtctctcataaggaggtacaaaatatagacgaTATAtggaaagtggcggctcttttcagcacgcaaacggcgtcactgaTGACcagttttaatcgtgattacgtgatcaacaccgatcaaacaggatgcgagtatcgggtgaacattcgacgcacgttatcgcagaaagggagaaaaacgaacccttgtcgcagtcggtagtaaaaacaaactaacacattcgtacacgacgcaatatgccatcacagcctctggaaaagtgttgcctaaggttttcctgtgtttacaagaaacgaatgttacatttggtcctcgggttacagaagaggtcaatcgtttaagtGACTCGttcaaaaatgtttacattacctgctcccaatccgggaaactgacgaatgcgaaTTACAGATCATTTCttgagaatgaaacttcctggcagattaaaactgtgtgccggaccgagactcgaaatcgggacctttgcctttcgcgggcaagtgctctaccgactgagctacccaagaacgatattgccgcctcctcacagctttacttctgctagtacctcgtctccttttcttgagaatgttttaaaaccatacgtttcttatAACAAGTTTTGTCTTATATTGGATttctggagtggacaaattaatactacaatacatggcacaatgtttatagatggccgacgtgcacagtaaaagtaataccgccaaattgcacacctgtgtgccagccgtgtgatgtttatttctatcgccaggttaaaaactctatttctagtgaaacgtcccctttgaacaattctacatgactgtgcttaaactgacacacaatattttgttagcgcaacgcaatctgactttcaaaattccctacaaaagaatggccctaactaacattaaactatacctttcacaaatcacttgcctcacaaaaatcttcgctgctcaagctactgcaatacagcgagcgccactactgccagctaaataaaagattcaaactatggaaggcactaactactgatagggatagttagcaaatgaaagatattaatagagaacaaacaatgtatttaccttgatatcatcatatataaatatagcagttcatgacaaatttcaaaactccgccatctctctccccacatccaccactgctggcggctcacctccaactgcgcaacgctacgcactgttcacatccagcttcacatccagctgccgctgcccaacactacaatggcgagtattacaacaatgccaagcagacacagactgcacacagcacagccagtgattttcatacagaggtggcgttaccaataaaaaacctaaacagcctacttacatagcccccatgctccccacaaaaaattttacaaattggattgggcagtggccaatacagatttgaaagaaatttttcataattacaataacaaagaaatcaaatgcacacacttattgatacaatgttggtcaaaagctaaaattttctcacagtccataaagacagttctaatcgtacataacagtagaatagcagtgtttttctcaaagtctgagcagtaaaagaaaatgcacacggaagtagtggatttccatgcagttttgaagaagtagcgttgtccttccaacggaaagacagtgctgactcttgacatgctgacagataatgggccacaacagagcaaacccacagcagagtcagtcgaagttttgaagaatattggtgggtaggtcatcacagagcagacccactgtagtcctggtagagattgtggtattggtgggccaccagaggtgcagacccactgcagtccttgtagaaataatggtattggtgggtcatcaaagatgcagacccactatagtccttgtagaaataatggcgttggtgggtcatcatagatgcagacccactgtagtccttgtagagatggccagcagccatctgttgcgattgtgcaggtgcacattcaccatcgaagagtcttgcggagaatatagcaagtccataaaccaccacttgtgcactcacaaagttttttggaattgtccttacaaccagcaatgctgttatccagtcccttgctgaatcattaacacacgtgcaaacactatcagtttctacttctcacatattg
Encoded proteins:
- the LOC124596182 gene encoding proline-rich protein HaeIII subfamily 1-like; this encodes MRATVAALLLCLVVTACRCQETPPGPPGPTEGPQPTGPPGPPTGGPDPTGQPTGGPEPTGPPGPPTGGPEPTGQPTGGPQPTGGPEPTGGPQPTGEPQPTGGPQPTGQPGPISGRPGRIWFGIF